The Echinicola jeungdonensis genome segment CAACGGGGTAAGATCCAGGAAGAAAGCCTTCATTATGAAACCCTCAAACATTCAGGGGAATACCCCATCATCGGAGTGAATACCTTCCTATCCTCAAAGGGATCTCCAACGGTGACTCCCGGAGAAGTAATCAGGGCTACTCCGGAAGAAAAGGAACTTCAAATTAAGGAATTGAATAACCTGCATTTAAAATATAAAAGCCTTGCAGCTGAATTATTAGTTGATTTAAAAAAATCAGCTGTTGAAAATGGTAATGTCTTTGGCCAACTAATGGAAACGGTAAAACATTGTTCTTTGGGGCAAATTACCCATGCGTTGTACGAGGTGGGCGGCGAGTACAGGAGAAATATGTAAGGTGGATATTATTCTAAACAAACAGGAAAAATTTATAACAATAAAATAAAATAATTAATAATGGCGAAAAGAAATGTAACCGTCACTATGAAGGATGATTATGAATATGAATCTGTCAATCCTTCTGGAAATAAAGTGTCCATTGACATGTATGATCCCGATAAAAAGCAACATCAATCTCCAATGGATTTGGTGCTTTCTGCAGTGGCAAGCTGTGCATCTGTGGATGCAGTATTGATGATGAAGAAAAAAAGAAAGACGGTTTCTGGTTTTACAGTGGAAGCTGAGGGTGACCGGGATGAAGGGATTCCTGCCTATTATAAAAACATCCATATGAAATTTATTTTGACCTCCCCGGATGCTACCGAGAAGGAGTTTGCCAAGGTTATCAAATTGGCGGTGGACAAATATTGCTCCGTTTCTGCTTCCCTCAATGCTGAGATAACCTATTCATCAGAAGTAAAAAAAGAAGCATGAGGGTAATCCGCGAATTTTCTAAAAATGATCTCCGAATATCCATTTTTGTTTGGAACAATAAATACCTCCTGAAATACGAGCAGGGAATGGCCGAACAGACCTTTAAGGTGAATGAAACGGATATTTTGGAAGAAAGCGACCTGGAATTGTTTTTCTCCGATGATTTTCTGGGAGAAGTCCAAAAAAGGTTTGAGGAAATGCATCAATCTCTTAGAAACCAGTTGGAAAATATTTAAATTCGTATATTGTTTAAATATTCAAAGATGAGATGGTGTTTTTCTGTAAATGTGGTGATTTTATTAATTTCTTCGGCTTGTAAAAAGGAAATTAATGAGGGAAATACCCAACAATTTGCCGATTTGGACTCCATTATTAATGTTATTGAGTCCAGGCTTTTTCCTTTGGAGGAAGACATTGATCAATTGACCAACTTTACAGAAGAACTTTTTCAAAATCAGGAGTTTTATATCCAAAAAGCAGAGAAGGAAAGATATAAAATTTCGGAAGATGGGGTGGTTTTCAAGGAAGATGTCCAACCTTATGAAAGCGGTGTTTATGTGGCCGCCAATACACCCAATAGGGAAAAAGCTTTGCAACAGCTTTATTATACAGAGGCCATGGATTCCCTTTTGAGAATAATCAAAAACAAGACTCCATTCATTTCCCAGGTTTATTTTAATACCAAACTGCAAATGTGCAGGATTTATCCTGAATTTGATGTGTTAAATATTGCTGATGCCAATTTGGACCTGACTTCATTTAATTTTTATTATCTGGCAGATGAAGTTAGAAATCCGGAAAGGGAGTCCAGATGGGTTGAAGAAGTATATATAGACCCTGCAGGCCGGGGCTGGATATTGTCCCTGATCCACCCGGTTTATTATTTGGGTGATCTCAAAGGGGTGTTAGGCATCGATATTACCGTTAAGGATCTGTTCCAACAGTTTTTAAATATTAAGGGAAAGAAAATTGTAATTGTGGATGGTTCGGGGACAGTTGTTGCCGGGACTTCTGCCGCTATTGAAACTTTAAACCTACCCCGTTAAAATATCATACTTACATTCAGACCATTAATTCAGATAATTACAGAAAAGAGGATTTCAATCTTTTTAAAAGTAAAAGCAAGGAAGTCAGAAAAATGATATCAAAATTTTTGCTGGAAAATGATAATCAATTTATGTACCGTGAGGGGCAAAATTCATATAAAGTGTTGTGCAGACAAATGA includes the following:
- a CDS encoding OsmC family protein, whose amino-acid sequence is MAKRNVTVTMKDDYEYESVNPSGNKVSIDMYDPDKKQHQSPMDLVLSAVASCASVDAVLMMKKKRKTVSGFTVEAEGDRDEGIPAYYKNIHMKFILTSPDATEKEFAKVIKLAVDKYCSVSASLNAEITYSSEVKKEA
- a CDS encoding cysteine protease; the protein is MRWCFSVNVVILLISSACKKEINEGNTQQFADLDSIINVIESRLFPLEEDIDQLTNFTEELFQNQEFYIQKAEKERYKISEDGVVFKEDVQPYESGVYVAANTPNREKALQQLYYTEAMDSLLRIIKNKTPFISQVYFNTKLQMCRIYPEFDVLNIADANLDLTSFNFYYLADEVRNPERESRWVEEVYIDPAGRGWILSLIHPVYYLGDLKGVLGIDITVKDLFQQFLNIKGKKIVIVDGSGTVVAGTSAAIETLNLPR